A single genomic interval of Mycolicibacterium holsaticum DSM 44478 = JCM 12374 harbors:
- a CDS encoding TetR/AcrR family transcriptional regulator, giving the protein MTSESGSRPYETLLAKGEDRRHRILTVAERLLARNGWRNTSLAQIAKEAGVTPAGLLHHFESKEQLLNAVLDARDADDAIHADYRSGDLVNELSRVPERFDRAPELIGTFTVLLVENIAPDAPLHDRLHKRYRDAIDIITEIIKRGQRDGVYRTDVEAVNKAVEILAFINGMETSWLLDRSIPLSEVFKEYAESLARDLAPRGPK; this is encoded by the coding sequence GTGACGTCGGAGTCAGGCTCGAGGCCGTACGAGACGCTGCTTGCCAAGGGCGAGGACCGTCGGCACCGGATCCTCACCGTGGCCGAGCGCCTGCTGGCGCGCAACGGCTGGCGCAATACCTCGTTGGCGCAGATCGCGAAGGAGGCGGGGGTCACCCCGGCCGGGCTCCTGCACCACTTCGAATCGAAGGAACAGCTGCTCAACGCCGTGCTCGACGCGCGCGACGCCGACGACGCCATCCACGCCGACTACCGGTCGGGCGATCTCGTCAACGAGCTCAGCCGTGTGCCGGAGCGGTTCGACCGGGCGCCCGAACTCATCGGCACGTTCACGGTGCTGCTGGTGGAGAACATCGCCCCCGACGCGCCGCTGCACGACCGCCTGCACAAGCGCTACCGCGACGCCATCGACATCATCACCGAGATCATCAAGCGTGGTCAGCGCGACGGCGTGTACCGCACAGACGTCGAAGCGGTCAACAAGGCCGTGGAAATTCTCGCCTTCATCAACGGAATGGAGACCTCATGGTTGCTCGATCGATCAATACCGCTGAGCGAGGTATTCAAGGAGTACGCGGAGTCATTGGCCCGCGACCTGGCGCCCAGGGGGCCGAAATGA
- a CDS encoding NADPH:quinone oxidoreductase family protein, whose translation MRAAVCPDYGAPEVIRIEQRPTPAVDAGQVTVRVNAAAVNFPDVLLIANQYQVSVPPPFIPGSEFAGVVVQTGAEGFSVGDRVTGAGMYGAFAEEVVVPAASLARTPDAVDDRAAAAFGVAYRTAYHTLRSMARVQAGDEVVVLGAGGGVGLAAVQLGVVLGASVTAVASSDEKLAAACSYGAAHAVNHRSGKLRDALREALPRGADAVLDPVGGELAEPALRSLRRGGRFVTIGYASGVIPRIPLNLVLVKGVHVLGFHFQDVPPDEFDRNEAELRDHLVSGRVRPHVGAVYPLEETVQALRHVADGRAIGKVLIDLT comes from the coding sequence ATGCGGGCCGCCGTGTGCCCCGACTACGGGGCGCCTGAAGTGATCCGGATCGAACAGCGACCCACGCCTGCGGTGGACGCGGGCCAGGTCACGGTCCGCGTCAACGCGGCGGCGGTCAACTTTCCCGATGTACTGCTGATCGCCAACCAATATCAGGTCAGCGTGCCACCGCCGTTCATACCCGGCAGCGAGTTCGCCGGCGTCGTCGTACAAACCGGCGCGGAGGGTTTCAGCGTCGGTGATCGGGTCACCGGCGCGGGCATGTACGGTGCATTCGCCGAAGAAGTCGTCGTGCCCGCCGCGAGCCTGGCCCGCACGCCCGACGCCGTCGACGATCGCGCCGCCGCCGCGTTCGGGGTGGCATACCGCACCGCCTATCACACCCTGAGATCGATGGCGCGCGTGCAGGCAGGCGACGAGGTCGTCGTCCTCGGGGCAGGCGGCGGTGTTGGACTGGCCGCCGTACAACTGGGCGTGGTGCTCGGCGCATCGGTCACCGCAGTCGCCTCCTCTGACGAAAAGCTCGCCGCGGCATGCTCTTACGGCGCCGCGCATGCGGTCAACCACCGGTCGGGAAAGCTGCGCGATGCCCTGCGCGAGGCGCTGCCCCGCGGAGCCGACGCGGTCCTGGACCCGGTCGGCGGTGAGCTCGCCGAACCGGCCTTGCGCTCGCTGCGCCGCGGCGGACGGTTCGTGACGATCGGGTACGCCTCAGGCGTGATCCCGCGGATTCCGCTGAACCTGGTGTTGGTCAAGGGCGTACACGTACTCGGTTTTCACTTCCAGGACGTGCCGCCCGACGAATTCGACCGCAACGAAGCCGAACTACGCGACCATCTCGTCAGCGGTCGCGTCCGCCCCCACGTGGGCGCCGTCTATCCGCTGGAGGAAACCGTGCAGGCGCTGCGCCATGTCGCTGACGGCCGGGCGATCGGCAAAGTGCTCATCGACCTGACCTGA
- a CDS encoding phosphotransferase family protein, whose translation MDGAGLPGKGEPLQTRLLSGGTQNVIYELRRGDERCVLRMPPAGAPPDRDKGILREWRIIEALDGTEVPHTTAVGVCTDAKVLGRPFYLMGYVDGWSPMELDDRRWPQPFDDDREARAGLAYQLAEGIALLSKVDWQSKGLADLGRPDGFHERQVDRWTAFFDRIKGRDIDGIEVATEWLRTHRPLDYRPGLMHGDYQFANVMYRHGAPAQLAAIVDWEMGTVGDPKLDLAWMVQSWPENTDAPSESEMSYVDMRGMPSRAQVVEHYAKLSGRQVDDLDYYVVLAKWKLAIVLEQGFQRAGEDPKLLAYGPVIVELMRSAAELAESTDYT comes from the coding sequence ATGGACGGCGCTGGGCTGCCCGGCAAGGGTGAACCGCTGCAGACGCGCCTGCTCTCCGGGGGCACCCAGAACGTGATCTACGAGTTGCGACGCGGCGACGAACGCTGCGTCCTGCGCATGCCCCCGGCGGGGGCTCCCCCGGACCGCGACAAAGGCATCCTTCGCGAGTGGCGGATCATCGAGGCGCTCGACGGCACGGAGGTGCCGCACACCACGGCGGTCGGGGTGTGCACCGATGCGAAGGTGTTGGGCAGGCCGTTCTATCTCATGGGCTACGTCGACGGCTGGTCCCCGATGGAACTCGACGACCGACGATGGCCGCAGCCGTTCGACGACGACCGGGAGGCCCGCGCCGGGCTGGCCTACCAGCTCGCCGAAGGCATCGCGCTGCTGTCCAAGGTCGATTGGCAGAGCAAGGGGCTGGCCGACCTGGGGCGCCCCGACGGTTTCCATGAACGCCAAGTCGACCGCTGGACCGCCTTTTTCGATCGGATCAAGGGCCGTGATATCGACGGCATCGAGGTCGCGACCGAATGGCTGCGAACACACCGCCCCCTGGACTACCGTCCCGGCCTGATGCACGGCGACTATCAGTTCGCGAACGTGATGTATCGACACGGCGCGCCCGCGCAGCTCGCCGCGATCGTGGACTGGGAAATGGGAACGGTCGGCGACCCCAAACTGGATCTGGCGTGGATGGTGCAAAGTTGGCCGGAAAACACCGACGCCCCATCGGAATCCGAAATGAGCTACGTCGACATGCGCGGCATGCCTTCTCGCGCACAGGTTGTCGAACACTACGCCAAGCTGTCCGGCCGCCAGGTCGACGACCTCGACTACTACGTGGTGCTGGCCAAATGGAAGCTGGCGATCGTGCTGGAACAGGGTTTCCAGCGCGCCGGTGAGGACCCGAAGCTGCTCGCCTACGGGCCCGTCATCGTCGAGTTGATGCGCTCGGCAGCCGAACTGGCCGAATCCACCGACTACACATGA
- a CDS encoding acyl-CoA dehydrogenase family protein — translation MAWDFETDPEYQKVLDWADEFVREEVEPLDLAFPDQEYVPLDAERRKVIEPLKDEVRRRGLWATHLGAELGGQGYGQLKLALLNEILGRSQWAPIIFGCQAPDTGNAEILAHYGTEAQKERYLRPLLTGELFSCYSMTEPHAGADPTLFKTRAVRDGDDWVINGQKFFSSNARTASFLIVMVVTNPDVSPYQGMSMFLVPTDTPGVNIVRNVGLHGEAEGEGSHALIHYDNVRVPADALLGGEGQAFVIAQTRLGGGRIHHAMRTIGLSRKALDMMCERALSRETQGSRLSDKQFVQGYIADSYAQLLQFRLMVLYTAWEIDKYNDYKKVRKDIATVKVIMPSVLHDIAWRAMQVHGALGVTNEMPFMGMVTGAAVMGLADGPTEVHKATVAKQVLRDYQPTDDMWPSEWIPRKREAARAKFAGYLEHEVGNL, via the coding sequence ATGGCGTGGGATTTCGAGACTGATCCCGAATACCAGAAGGTGCTGGATTGGGCCGACGAGTTCGTCCGCGAGGAGGTCGAACCACTGGACCTGGCGTTTCCGGACCAGGAGTACGTACCGCTGGATGCCGAGCGCCGCAAGGTAATCGAACCACTCAAGGACGAGGTGCGTCGCCGCGGATTGTGGGCCACCCATCTGGGCGCCGAACTGGGCGGGCAGGGTTACGGGCAGCTGAAGCTGGCACTGCTCAACGAGATTCTCGGCCGCTCGCAATGGGCGCCGATCATCTTCGGCTGTCAGGCGCCCGACACCGGCAACGCCGAGATCCTCGCGCACTACGGCACCGAGGCGCAAAAGGAGCGCTACCTGCGCCCGCTGCTCACCGGTGAGTTGTTCTCCTGTTATTCGATGACCGAACCGCACGCCGGCGCGGACCCCACCCTGTTCAAGACCCGCGCTGTGCGCGACGGCGACGATTGGGTCATCAACGGCCAGAAGTTCTTCTCCTCCAACGCCAGGACGGCATCGTTTCTGATCGTCATGGTGGTGACCAACCCCGACGTCAGCCCGTACCAGGGCATGTCGATGTTCCTCGTGCCGACCGACACCCCTGGCGTGAACATTGTCCGCAACGTCGGGCTGCACGGCGAGGCCGAAGGCGAAGGATCTCATGCCCTGATCCACTACGACAACGTCCGCGTGCCCGCCGACGCGTTGCTCGGCGGTGAGGGTCAGGCATTCGTCATCGCACAGACCCGGCTGGGCGGCGGGCGTATCCATCACGCGATGCGGACCATCGGACTGTCGCGTAAGGCGCTGGACATGATGTGCGAGCGTGCGCTGAGCCGCGAAACCCAGGGCAGCCGCCTGTCGGACAAACAGTTCGTGCAGGGCTACATCGCCGACTCCTATGCCCAACTGCTGCAGTTCCGGCTGATGGTGCTCTACACCGCATGGGAGATCGACAAGTACAACGACTACAAGAAGGTGCGCAAGGACATCGCCACCGTCAAGGTGATCATGCCTTCGGTACTGCACGACATCGCCTGGCGGGCAATGCAAGTACACGGCGCGCTCGGCGTCACCAACGAAATGCCGTTCATGGGTATGGTCACCGGCGCTGCCGTCATGGGACTGGCTGACGGCCCTACCGAGGTTCACAAGGCTACGGTCGCCAAGCAGGTGCTGCGCGATTACCAGCCGACCGACGACATGTGGCCATCGGAATGGATCCCGCGCAAGCGCGAGGCCGCGCGGGCGAAATTCGCCGGTTACCTCGAGCATGAGGTGGGCAATCTGTGA
- a CDS encoding TetR/AcrR family transcriptional regulator, whose amino-acid sequence MPKRVSTAVADGGQRRASFQRARSHETKRALVQAAMALWRTNGYAKTTVADICRAAGVSRALFYFYFPAKEDILFEVGLLSTRAAQQKVRSLLRTDYDVESVIGEALRSLERSMVRNPRDLIVETILEGYRQQHRILAGERTDDTDADMFGELFTQAQRDGKLAAHVDVAHLSHLARMHVSEGVRHWAAGTFGQKPFAEVVAADIAALINGFNTRPGR is encoded by the coding sequence ATGCCCAAACGTGTGTCGACTGCAGTCGCCGACGGCGGGCAACGACGGGCGTCGTTTCAGCGCGCGCGGTCACACGAGACGAAACGGGCGTTGGTGCAGGCGGCGATGGCGTTGTGGCGCACCAACGGCTATGCGAAGACCACGGTGGCCGACATCTGCCGGGCCGCAGGCGTGTCCAGGGCGTTGTTCTACTTCTACTTTCCGGCCAAAGAGGACATCCTCTTCGAGGTCGGCCTGCTGTCCACCCGCGCCGCCCAGCAGAAAGTCCGGTCGCTGCTGCGTACCGACTACGACGTGGAGTCGGTGATCGGTGAGGCGCTGCGCAGCCTGGAACGGTCGATGGTGCGCAATCCGCGCGACCTCATCGTCGAGACGATCCTGGAGGGCTACCGCCAGCAGCACCGCATCCTGGCCGGCGAGCGGACCGACGATACGGACGCCGACATGTTCGGTGAGTTGTTCACCCAGGCCCAGCGCGACGGCAAGCTGGCCGCGCACGTCGACGTCGCTCACCTTTCGCACCTCGCCCGAATGCATGTTAGCGAGGGCGTCCGGCACTGGGCCGCAGGAACTTTCGGCCAGAAGCCATTCGCCGAAGTCGTCGCCGCCGACATCGCGGCGCTGATCAACGGATTCAACACAAGACCCGGCCGATGA
- a CDS encoding TIGR03564 family F420-dependent LLM class oxidoreductase, whose protein sequence is MRIGLMIGSDKERTRADRLSGLLDDGKAAESDGFASFWIPQVPGYLDALTAVALLGAVTERIEIGTAVVPIQTRHPLIMAQQALTTQVACAGRFTLGVGPSHHWIIADQLGLDYERPARVVRDYLEVLGAAFAGPGEVAVVNDTYRVNSPVDVTDAYEVPVLVAALGPAMLRTAGQHTGGTILWMADERAIGDYVVPRITEAAKSAGRSGIRVVAGVPVALCAARDIDAARAYAGEVLGHADFSPNYVRLLEHGDAEDVGDTMAAGDEATILARLRRYRDAGVTDLAARVVPLGADADQRRTSRRRTQEFVASLVSELS, encoded by the coding sequence ATGAGAATCGGCTTGATGATCGGCTCGGACAAGGAGCGGACGCGCGCCGATCGGTTGAGCGGCCTGCTCGATGATGGGAAAGCCGCGGAGAGCGACGGTTTCGCGTCGTTTTGGATCCCGCAGGTACCCGGCTACCTCGATGCGCTGACAGCCGTCGCGCTGCTGGGCGCGGTCACCGAACGGATCGAGATCGGCACTGCGGTGGTGCCCATCCAGACCCGCCACCCGCTCATCATGGCGCAGCAGGCACTGACCACCCAGGTCGCATGCGCCGGTCGGTTCACGCTCGGTGTCGGCCCGTCACATCACTGGATCATCGCCGATCAACTCGGGCTGGACTACGAGCGGCCCGCGCGGGTGGTGCGCGACTACCTCGAGGTGTTGGGGGCGGCCTTCGCCGGGCCGGGCGAGGTCGCCGTGGTCAACGACACCTACCGGGTGAACAGTCCGGTGGACGTCACCGACGCGTACGAGGTGCCGGTGCTGGTGGCGGCGCTCGGGCCGGCGATGCTGCGGACAGCCGGGCAGCACACCGGCGGGACGATCCTGTGGATGGCCGACGAACGCGCCATCGGCGACTACGTCGTCCCGCGCATCACCGAGGCGGCGAAGTCGGCCGGACGCAGTGGGATACGCGTCGTCGCCGGTGTGCCCGTCGCGCTGTGCGCCGCGCGCGATATCGACGCTGCCCGCGCCTACGCCGGCGAGGTACTCGGGCATGCGGACTTCTCCCCCAACTACGTCCGGTTACTCGAGCACGGCGACGCCGAGGACGTGGGCGACACCATGGCGGCAGGCGATGAAGCCACGATCCTGGCGCGGCTGCGCCGCTACCGCGATGCGGGGGTTACCGATCTGGCCGCCAGGGTGGTGCCGCTCGGCGCCGACGCCGACCAGCGCCGAACCTCGCGGCGACGCACCCAGGAATTCGTCGCGTCGCTGGTCTCCGAACTCTCCTGA